A window of the Henckelia pumila isolate YLH828 chromosome 3, ASM3356847v2, whole genome shotgun sequence genome harbors these coding sequences:
- the LOC140888243 gene encoding protein NRT1/ PTR FAMILY 5.5-like: MDGNCFVYLSTPSDLAGSCKLYEQPCIGHTQNVLFYTGLAFFAVGIAGHLAFFTHILKEKEDESYEREGSCSSCKVLGCLFVLLVLVVVAIALPYINKWSIRFGIPAICTVVATLWFFTGLCEDFQAEPWGSPLTNVCRVFVASACKICQPFPFDAEELYGRELQGFSRSRLLRFLEKAAIIIPGTSKEEQKKNRWRLCSVSEVEEAKIMVRMLPMWLTFIIFGAVYSCGSTFFLEQAKNMNHKIGKWTIPLQILLIQVYCTRRVIFCCFNNMAVRFFPGSKKHASLIGIAMVMIFSVLCCITSARIEIRRLDVIRRHNLLDKPDENIPMSVCWLLFQYFLLTCLTWFFGKSVSKFFKHQAPKSMRTCLTIFSLGACGLGFVFNVLLMRAILIQQGLVEALKKKEEMSDDIKSKDELLDKAHNAIILYLGDRPL, from the exons ATGGAT GGAAATTGCTTCGTTTATCTGTCGACACCCTCGGATCTTGCTGGTTCGTGCAAATTATATGAGCAACCGTGTATCGGTCACACACAAAATGTTTTGTTCTATACAGGACTGGCATTTTTTGCTGTGGGCATTGCTGGTCATCTTGCCTTCTTTACTCATATCCTCAAAGAAAAGGAGGATGAATCCTatgaaagagagggaagttgttcaTCATGTAAAGTATTAGGCTGTctttttgtgcttcttgttCTCGTAGTTGTAGCTATTGCACTTCCATATATAAACAAGTGGTCGATCAGATTCGGGATACCTGCAATTTGTACTGTCGTGGCTACACTTTGGTTTTTCACCGGTTTGTGTGAAGACTTCCAGGCTGAACCTTGGGGGAGTCCGCTGACTAACGTGTGCAGAGTCTTTGTGGCCTCTGCTTGCAAGATATGCCAACCCTTTCCATTTGATGCTGAAGAGTTATATGGCCGAGAACTTCAGGGATTTTCTAGATCTCGTCTTCTCAG GTTCCTAGAGAAGGCTGCCATTATCATTCCAGGCACAAGCAAAGAAGAGCAAAAGAAGAACAGATGGCGGCTTTGCTCGGTTTCAGAAGTAGAAGAAGCCAAAATCATGGTTCGAATGCTCCCCATGTGGCTGACCTTCATAATATTTGGAGCTGTATATTCCTGTGGAAGTACCTTCTTTCTTGAGCAAGCCAAAAACATGAACCACAAAATCGGAAAATGGACAATCCCACTTCAGATACTTCTAATTCAAGTTTATTGCACGAGACGCGTTATCTTCTGTTGCTTCAATAACATGGCTGTCAGGTTTTTCCCAGGATCCAAGAAACACGCATCCCTGATAGGTATTGCAATGGTTATGATATTTTCGGTTCTGTGTTGCATAACCTCAGCAAGAATAGAGATACGGAGACTCGATGTGATCAGAAGACACAATTTACTTGACAAGCCTGATGAGAACATTCCTATGAGTGTATGTTGGCTACTTTTCCAGTACTTCTTACTCACATGCCTGACTTGGTTCTTTGGAAAGAGTGTTTCCAAGTTCTTCAAGCATCAGGCTCCTAAATCCATGAGAACGTGCCTGACAATTTTTAGTTTGGGGGCATGTGGTTTGGGATTCGTGTTTAATGTGCTTTTG ATGCGGGCAATCCTGATACAACAAGGATTGGTGGAAGCtcttaagaagaaggaggagatgtCCGATGATATCAAGAGCAAGGATGAATTACTCGATAAAGCACACAATGCGATTATTCTCTATCTGGGTGATAGACCTCTTTGA